The Nocardioides sp. S-1144 genome includes a region encoding these proteins:
- a CDS encoding sterol carrier family protein: MAARLRPADPALVREATERLASGSHERADLKLLVKHYLAVLEDRAPGRSVEVRVPPYAAVQVIEGVRHTRGTPPAVVETDALTWIALATGALAWIDALTHARASASGERTDLTPYLPLT; this comes from the coding sequence GTGGCCGCCCGACTCCGTCCTGCCGATCCCGCCCTGGTGCGCGAGGCGACCGAGCGCCTCGCCTCCGGCAGCCACGAGCGGGCCGACCTCAAGCTCCTGGTCAAGCACTACCTCGCGGTGCTCGAGGACCGGGCGCCCGGTCGCTCGGTCGAGGTCCGGGTGCCGCCCTACGCCGCCGTCCAGGTGATCGAGGGGGTCCGTCACACGCGCGGCACCCCGCCCGCGGTGGTCGAGACCGACGCGCTGACGTGGATCGCGCTCGCGACGGGCGCGCTGGCCTGGATCGACGCCCTCACCCACGCCCGGGCCTCCGCCTCCGGCGAGCGCACCGACCTGACGCCGTACCTCCCGCTGACCTGA